A window of the Bufo gargarizans isolate SCDJY-AF-19 chromosome 1, ASM1485885v1, whole genome shotgun sequence genome harbors these coding sequences:
- the FICD gene encoding protein adenylyltransferase FICD, with the protein MGVYGNSHIRGNLQEDDPATSTWNWGIDTSMAVTEFQWPQLGARYGLRAALVVLSGSLLVALLPLSGLEGHYKAALKVLLQCNLWGGNDRLHTYPGHTTGLAVASTAIELMVFKPKPSSDVKFEARAALNQALEMKRQDKRDKAHKLLLHALKMDPDHVDALNELGIFLEEEKDIIQADYLYSKALMISPHNEKALVNRDRTLPLVEEIDQRYFSIIDSKVKKVMSIPKGNSALRRVMEESYYHHIYHTVAIEGNTLSLSEIRHIIETRYAVPGKSLEEQNEVIGMHAAMKYVNTTLVSRIGSVSTNDILEIHRRVLGYVDPIEAGRFRTNQVFVGNHIPPHPRDVDKHMQEFVQWLNSDDAINLHPVEFAALAHYKLVYIHPFVDGNGRTSRLLMNVILMQAGYPPITIRKEQRSEYYHVLEFANEGDVRPFIRFIAKCTESTLDLFLIATAEHPVGLPEPHPDSFECKRTIPVKT; encoded by the exons ATGGGGGTGTACGGGAACTCTCAT ATCCGTGGTAACCTTCAGGAAGATGATCCGGCTACAAGTACCTGGAATTGGGGGATTGACACTTCAATGGCAGTGACGGAGTTTCAATGGCCTCAGCTGGGTGCTCGGTACGGGCTCAGGGCGGCACTGGTGGTGTTGTCTGGGTCACTACTGGTAGCTCTTCTTCCCCTGAGTGGGCTAGAGGGGCACTATAAGGCGGCTCTGAAGGTCCTGCTGCAGTGTAACCTATGGGGAGGGAACGATCGGCTGCACACCTACCCTGGGCACACGACGGGTCTTGCTGTTGCTTCAACTGCAATCGAACTCATGGTGTTTAAACCAAAACCGTCttcag atGTCAAGTTTGAAGCCAGAGCTGCTTTGAACCAAGCACTTGAAATGAAGCGGCAAGACAAGAGGGACAAAGCACACAAGCTACTTCTTCATGCCCTGAAGATGGACCCGGACCATGTGGATGCCCTTAATGAGCTTGGTATTTTTCTGGAGGAAGAGAAGGATATCATCCAGGCAGACTATCTCTACTCGAAAGCGTTAATGATCTCCCCCCACAACGAGAAAGCGTTAGTAAATCGAGACCGCACCTTGCCTTTAGTTGAAGAAATAGATCAGAGGTATTTTAGCATCATTGACAGTAAAGTTAAAAAGGTGATGTCCATTCCGAAGGGTAACTCCGCTCTTCGTCGGGTCATGGAAGAGTCTTACTACCATCACATTTACCACACTGTTGCTATCGAAGGAAACACCCTTTCATTGTCTGAAATCCGCCATATAATTGAGACACGATATGCTGTGCCTGGTAAAAGCCTCGAGGAGCAAAATGAAGTTATTGGAATGCATGCCGCCATGAAATATGTCAACACCACTCTGGTATCTCGCATAGGATCCGTGTCAACCAACGATATACTGGAAATACACCGCAGAGTGCTGGGCTATGTGGACCCCATCGAAGCTGGCCGATTCCGTACAAACCAAGTGTTTGTGGGCAACCATATTCCACCTCATCCCAGAGACGTGGACAAGCACATGCAGGAGTTTGTCCAGTGGCTTAATTCAGATGATGCGATTAACTTGCATCCTGTGGAATTTGCAGCTCTAGCACATTACAAACTGGTCTATATACACCCTTTTGTTGATGGTAATGGAAGGACTTCACGTTTGCTTATGAATGTGATTTTGATGCAGGCAGGTTACCCCCCAATAACCATCAGGAAGGAACAGAGGTCTGAATATTATCATGTTTTGGAATTTGCTAATGAAGGTGATGTGAGGCCTTTTATTCGATTTATTGCCAAGTGCACAGAGTCCACCCTAGACCTTTTCCTAATAGCTACAGCAGAGCACCCTGTGGGTCTCCCAGAGCCCCATCCGGACAGTTTTGAGTGCAAACGCACCATTCCAGTCAAGACTTGA